The following proteins are encoded in a genomic region of Ornithodoros turicata isolate Travis chromosome 6, ASM3712646v1, whole genome shotgun sequence:
- the LOC135399072 gene encoding ATP synthase subunit gamma, mitochondrial-like, translated as MFSALQKLGACAPITVQARNMATLKDIRLRLKSVKNIQKITQSMKMVSAAKYARADRDLRQARPYGEGAQTFYEVAGVKAEEGKNKTVIICISSDRGLCGAIHSSVAKRVRTLMHENPQLLAESKIICVGDKVRGILQRLYAKNILMSFTDFGKKPPVFEDAVSVARAILESGYEFDKGILLFNRFKSVVSYATTEQPVFSLESITASEKISLYDSLDAEVLQSYQEYSLASLIYYAMKENACSEQSSRMTAMDSATKNAGEMIDKLTMTFNRTRQAVITKELIEIISGAAAL; from the coding sequence ATGTTTTCGGCTCTGCAAAAGCTGGGAGCTTGTGCTCCCATTACCGTGCAAGCACGGAATATGGCAACGCTGAAGGATATTCGCCTTCGGCTGAAGTCTGTAAAAAACATCCAAAAGATTACGCAAAGTATGAAAATGGTGTCCGCCGCCAAGTACGCCCGGGCCGATCGTGACCTTAGGCAAGCACGACCTTACGGTGAAGGTGCTCAAACCTTCTACGAAGTCGCCGGCGTTAAAGCCGAAGAAGGCAAGAACAAAACGGTTATTATCTGTATCTCTTCCGACCGTGGTTTGTGCGGTGCTATTCATTCGAGCGTAGCCAAACGGGTCCGAACCTTGATGCACGAAAACCCACAGCTACTGGCCGAGAGCAAAATCATCTGTGTCGGCGATAAGGTACGCGGTATTCTGCAGCGCCTCTACGCCAAGAACATCCTCATGAGCTTCACAGACTTCGGCAAAAAGCCCCCGGTTTTCGAAGATGCCGTAAGTGTAGCACGGGCTATACTGGAATCCGGCTACGAGTTCGACAAGGGTATTCTACTCTTCAACCGCTTCAAGTCAGTCGTGTCGTACGCAACGACGGAGCAACCTGTGTTCAGTTTGGAATCCATCACTGCCAGTGAAAAAATATCCCTCTACGACAGCTTGGACGCCGAGGTGCTGCAGAGCTACCAGGAGTATTCGCTAGCCAGCCTCATCTACTACGCCATGAAGGAGAACGCCTGCAGCGAACAGAGTTCCCGTATGACTGCCATGGACAGCGCTACCAAGAATGCAGGCGAGATGATCGACAAGCTGACCATGACGTTCAACCGCACCAGGCAGGCAGTCATCACCAAGGAGCTCATTGAAATCATCTCCGGAGCTGCTGCCCTCTAA
- the LOC135399073 gene encoding uncharacterized protein LOC135399073, with protein MANRRKGVLSFDGIRIRPSDAFHCFLDDFIKETTCSEPLRSRIKAILEKEPVLVPFTVIKSVRSVVKQSGTPVSISGLLEGSELCLPNPVTPERNQVLEARIQRLKAQQMHQEYNQMVSNIDQSKRSFLAPEVASDFRDVKKQCLAVVNLLVTIGGTFAFFYKAVEYSLPQPHIPAQVLSGLFASLLVAVAELYFLVKVI; from the coding sequence ATGGCGAATCGCAGGAAGGGCGTTTTGAGTTTCGACGGCATTCGAATTCGTCCATCGGACGCCTTTCATTGCTTTCTTGACGACTTCATAAAAGAAACAACATGCAGCGAACCTCTGAGATCCCGCATCAAAGCCATTCTCGAGAAGGAACCGGTATTAGTACCATTCACTGTGATCAAGTCCGTGCGTAGTGTTGTGAAACAGTCCGGTACGCCAGTTTCTATCAGCGGGCTTTTGGAAGGCAGCGAACTTTGCCTTCCTAACCCCGTAACGCCTGAGCGTAACCAAGTGCTTGAAGCTCGTATACAGAGACTGAAAGCTCAGCAGATGCACCAGGAGTACAATCAAATGGTGTCCAACATTGATCAGTCAAAGAGAAGTTTCCTCGCTCCGGAAGTTGCTTCAGATTTTCGTGACGTTAAAAAACAGTGCCTTGCGGTTGTCAACCTGCTGGTCACTATCGGTGGAACGTTCGCGTTTTTCTACAAGGCAGTTGAATATTCCTTGCCTCAACCCCACATTCCTGCGCAGGTCCTCTCCGGGCTCTTTGCGTCCTTGCTTGTTGCTGTGGCTGAGCTGTACTTTCTTGTGAAAGTGATCTGA